A segment of the Triticum urartu cultivar G1812 chromosome 1, Tu2.1, whole genome shotgun sequence genome:
GATCGAACAGCGAGTCAGGGACCTGCTCCAGGAGCTCCGGCCTGCGGGCGTTGGCCATGCACCACTCCCTGAGATCCACCGACTGAAGCAATTTGACATCAAATAGCTCCTGGAAGACAAAGGCAGAATTACTGATTCAGTGATCAGTTCATAGGGTGTCAATGTGTCGATCAGTTGACTTTGCGTACCTCTGGGTACGAGGACTCGCAGTTGTGCAGTTTTGCTACTTCCCATAATTCTTCGTTGCCTCTGATCTTCGCTATTTCTTTCATGTTCCTGTTGTTCAACATATGCCACGAGGTTAGCGTGCTCTTTAACTCAGGGAAGCAAAGCTTTGAAAATGAGCCAGCTAACTCACTGTTCAGGATCTCCGCCGAAAGGTGCCTTGCCGATTATGAAGTACAGGAGTGTCACCCCAGCCGACCAGACATCAACTTTGCAACTCTGATGAGAAGATCTCAAAAGAACCTGAAGGAAAAAACAGCCATTCAATATGTGGCACCTCGAAGCCGAAAACCTCTCAGGTAGGAACTACATCAAACCTCTGGAGCTCGGAATCCTTTAGTTCCAACACATGGACCTTCTCTTCGCTGCTTTCCATTTCCTGCAAGAACCAATTAGTTAGATCACTCAACACCTGAGGTCACTGGATTCAATGCACAAGGTCTAACACTGTTCAATGGAAAAGCATACCTTTGCTGTTAATCGTCCCAGAACCGGGAACAGCATTACCATCACAACGCAGGGGCATTGGAGTGAGTACAAATAACTTCCGATCCACACTACCCACAGGAGCAGCAACCCTCTTCCTTTGGGAAACTGGAGCTGCCGGTATATTTTGTTTGGGACTGTCCATTGCCTCCTGCAAGAAGCTCATTAATTCCTTCCTCCCTCTGTAAGGCATTGGCTGCTTTAACCTGTCTAATGGTGTTTTCGCGCTTGTAGGATCCTTGGCCGAGGTTACACCAGATCCATCAGCAGGTTGGCTACCATGCCTACTTTTATTGTCAATCCTAGGATCACTGCCCACAGGGATTTTATTTGATCTTTTCCTCTTGGGCCCAAGAGGTTGTTTTGATTCGGCTGCTGCTTCTTTGGCATGAATCACTAGAGAAGATTTCAACGAAGATTGAGATGCGGTATCCTTCCCACATGACATTGTCTCAGATTTACCTGATCAACAAAAGTCATATCTCAGTCTGCAGTCACGCACGAGATATAACAATTTAAACAACTACAAATTCATTGAATAAGAATTCATGTAATCCTACCTAGGTAACAAAAACTTCTAATGAATCAGAGACTGACACCACTACACTGACTTATTCATTGTTGAATCTTTTTGTTGGCTCTGTTTCATAGTGATTTCTAACAACGATTAGCAAAGGTGGCATGGAGCGGACCATGGTGAAAAACTTCTCATGACACCTTTCAAACTAATATTTTTTAAGTAGCTTTTCACTCAGGTATCTTGTGCCATCATTTGGTTGCTCAAGCTAATGACTTTTCAGAACCATTGCCAGGAGAATGCTTTTACAAAAATACAGTGACGCGGCTTAATGGTTCTAATTTTGGACAAGTACTGAAGATGTTTGTGTTTCATTTGATTCAAATCTTTTTACGACAAACAAGTATATCCCAAAGTGAAAAAGGCTCAAAGCGCTGTAGCATGGAGGAAAATGTTGTTAGATATAAATACATTTGGTGTGGAGAATCCTAAATAGGGATGAGCAAAAACAATCAATGGTTTAAGTACAGCACAAAATAAACAGTAACTCAATATTAGAAGGTGAACTTACTGTTTTTCAAGAACTTATGGTGAACATCCTGcagggggagggggggggggggggggcaaaaaAAGCAAAAATGGCATTAGCATCTACTGCAGGAAAGAAGCATCAAAGAAAACGAGGGCAAGCAATACATGCACTAACACTTGCTAAGTTGAAGTCAACAAGATAACCCTTTGTCTGGTCACGAGAGAAGAGGAAGTTTCCAGGTTTCACATCTCTATGCACTATTCCCTGGGAGCAGAAATATCAGGTACTCAGGATTAGCTGGGGGTTAATCCTAGCGGCATGCAGAACTCAACAGTTAATGAAGGTAACATGCAATCAAACCGAACCTGCTTATGCAAGCTTGAAAGAGCTTTGAACAGACAATACCCATACCACTGCAACTCAAAGACATTTATTTCTCTTTTGAGAATCTGCAAAGATAAGAGAAAATACTTAACAAAATATGAATAGATATCGAAGGTTGGTAGGACAAATAACATTCATAGCCACCAATTTTTTTAACCTCTGGTCTGTCATGCTTAACATGTTCTAGAATAAAGCAGTCTAGTTCACCACTCCTAAAACAGCCTTCGTATCTAATCACAAAACTCTTGCCTCTGCAGAAGAAAAACACGGTAAATCTGCTGTGTTTATTTTGGGGACAAGATAAGGAATTTAGGGCAGCAGCATTTTTTAGTACCCAAATCGTTCCAACATCTTTCGTTCATTGTCAACATGATGTGAATGAGCTTTCTCACGAGGACCTGGCAGTAGAAACATACAAGTTAATTCCCTTTCTCATACAAAAACATCACAGAAAAAATATAGAAACATGAATGAACTATCAAAACTACAGCCAATACATTTAACGAACTTTGTATACAAATATGGACATATGACAAGTGGACTGATGTTCGCACATTTTATGGCAAATACTTTTCCATCTTCGCTTCTCCGAGCCCTATAAACGATCCCATAACCTCCTGAGCAAATAAACAATATGACATATTAGTCAACATTCAGCAAAACTATCCCAGTTCGAACAGAAATGTATAGGGCCTCTCACCTGACCCTTCCTCCTCTTCCACGACAAAATTCTTGAAGCTAGGCAGTGGTTTTGGCTCTGCATGGCCCTGCAACACAATAGATCGACATAACTTAAAAATCAGATGAATAGAACAAGACTTATGCTATTTACAGCTATAAAAAATTACTAATGCATTCAACCCTAAGAATATAGAAAGGAGGCAAGGAGCTAAAAAATAGTAACTGCAATGTCAACATAATGCAAGACAAAAATAACCTTTTGAGCATTTTCTGCAAGTTGATCCTTATCTTCTTTGGGCAGGGCATCATTTTTCTTGCGCTTCTCCCGTTGCTTCACCATCTTTCTGTCTTGCTCCTTCTTCGGAAAAATGGTACCCACTTTCTTATGTAGCTGCTCTCTGTCCTTTAGGTATGTGCTATCGATATTTTCAGCAACAACGTTCAACTTTCCATTGTTGATACAATCATGGCTCCTCGCTTCTAGCGGCAATGCTGCCGGGTCAACTTTTGTGCCCAGAGATAGTTGTTGACATGAGCTTTTGTTCATTTCATGAATCGGTTCCTGTAGTAGAGGTTCTGCTTTGGTGCATGTAGCAGACTGGAAAACACCAGTATTAGCATCCTGACCACAAGATGGGATCTCCTCACCCTGTCCAGCATTTGGGCTGTCATTTTGTACAGCTGCTTGGTCAGGCATCACACTGTTTCTTACTATACTGTCTACTAACTGTGTATCACAATTGAGAGATGGACTGCATGGTCTTGTGTGAAAAAGATTTAGATCCTCATCAAGCCAAATTTTTGTATCTCCAACTAAAGGCACCTCCACTATCATAGGAAGGGGACTGGACTTCTTTTCCAGATCCTCACTATCCTCTACTCGGCAATTGTAATATGAAAGTGCTCCTTCCATTTCACCAATCCTACTAATGTCATTAACTGCTGCATGGATGTTCTCTGATTTCTCAGCACAGAGGGAAGGAATATCACTAAATGGACGAACGGACAACTCCTTCCATGTCAGTGTAGATGTCATGTCCCCAAGAAGATTGTCGTTGCTGACTCCAAGAGACTGATTAAGTTTAGGTTGAAGACAAGGTGTACCAATTTTAGCAATGTTGGAAACTAGAGGAAGCCTATCTTGCATAACCTCCAGGTGTACCTGACCAAGATATGACAACAAACAGGAGTAAAATAAAAGCTATTGTATGTCACTGCTATGGATTGCAAAAGCTTAAATGCATAGCACGCCAAAAAATGCATAAGAAACTTTACATTTGCCTGTGAtaagcaacccccccccccccaacacacACTCACAGTGCAGCCGTGCAGTGCTGTCCATTGTGTAACAGTGAGGTTCTGTAAACTGTAGTGCTATTTTCCACAACTGAACTTCGCTCGGAATTCGGCACAAATTGATTTCAAATACCAGCTAAGCCAACTACATATGCAAGCAAAATGAAATGGGACATGGAGGTACTGCACTTCAGTATTTTCTTAACTCGGGTGATTCTTAGAAGAACATGAGCAGTGACGAAGAAAAATCGTACCTCTCCAGCAGCAACTGAGGAACAACTTGGCACAATCGGCAGCTGCTGCTCGAGTTCTACCAAATCTGCACAAAATTGGCCCAGACGGAGGTCAGCAACATTGACCAGTAACTCTAGAGAAACCATCGCCCGGTACAAAGCTGCAAGCAGGACCAACCTGCATCGGCCTCCATCAGGAGGCGCCTCTTCACGCCGAAGCGATCCGCGTCGGGAGCCTTCCGCTTGCGCTCATACCTAATCGGCATCTCCGCGCACCAGCTCCTCAAGTCGGAGGGCCTCAGCCTCACCTTCGGGACCGCCGGCACATCCCACCCCAGGAACCTCAGAAACGCCACGACGGCCGTTCCCGAAACAGTCACCGTGCCGCCGGAGGAGCTGAGCGGCGATCCGGGGGCGTGGCACAGCCGCTCGACGTGCTGCAGCGTCATGGCGCTCGCCGCCGACGTCGACGCCACGGCGgcgagctcggcggcggcggcggggcggccgATGCGGAGGAGCACGGTGAGGAGGTGCCACGCGAGCTCCGTGTCCCACGAGCC
Coding sequences within it:
- the LOC125513736 gene encoding uncharacterized protein LOC125513736; protein product: MDPAAASAGSWDTELAWHLLTVLLRIGRPAAAAELAAVASTSAASAMTLQHVERLCHAPGSPLSSSGGTVTVSGTAVVAFLRFLGWDVPAVPKVRLRPSDLRSWCAEMPIRYERKRKAPDADRFGVKRRLLMEADADLVELEQQLPIVPSCSSVAAGEVHLEVMQDRLPLVSNIAKIGTPCLQPKLNQSLGVSNDNLLGDMTSTLTWKELSVRPFSDIPSLCAEKSENIHAAVNDISRIGEMEGALSYYNCRVEDSEDLEKKSSPLPMIVEVPLVGDTKIWLDEDLNLFHTRPCSPSLNCDTQLVDSIVRNSVMPDQAAVQNDSPNAGQGEEIPSCGQDANTGVFQSATCTKAEPLLQEPIHEMNKSSCQQLSLGTKVDPAALPLEARSHDCINNGKLNVVAENIDSTYLKDREQLHKKVGTIFPKKEQDRKMVKQREKRKKNDALPKEDKDQLAENAQKGHAEPKPLPSFKNFVVEEEEGSGGYGIVYRARRSEDGKVFAIKCPREKAHSHHVDNERKMLERFGGKSFVIRYEGCFRSGELDCFILEHVKHDRPEILKREINVFELQWYGYCLFKALSSLHKQGIVHRDVKPGNFLFSRDQTKGYLVDFNLASDVHHKFLKNSKSETMSCGKDTASQSSLKSSLVIHAKEAAAESKQPLGPKRKRSNKIPVGSDPRIDNKSRHGSQPADGSGVTSAKDPTSAKTPLDRLKQPMPYRGRKELMSFLQEAMDSPKQNIPAAPVSQRKRVAAPVGSVDRKLFVLTPMPLRCDGNAVPGSGTINSKGNGKQRREGPCVGTKGFRAPEVLLRSSHQSCKVDVWSAGVTLLYFIIGKAPFGGDPEQNMKEIAKIRGNEELWEVAKLHNCESSYPEELFDVKLLQSVDLREWCMANARRPELLEQVPDSLFDLVDKCLAVNPRCRITSEDALSHEFLAPCRESLKKNALRSRSASASRSPCLPRDAMVNANEL